The Streptomyces sp. NBC_01775 genome includes a region encoding these proteins:
- a CDS encoding ABC transporter permease, with translation MSETTHDSAVGVTPPPSPDDSLTPAELAAKYGLSVSGARPSLPEYTRQLWARRHFILAFSRAKLTAQYSQAKLGQLWQVATPLLNAAVYFFIFGILLDSRRGVPGGDENYIPFLVTGVFVFTFTQASALNGVRAVSSNLGLVRALHFPRASLPISISLQQLQQLLYSMIVLAVILLGFGQFPTWSWLLIIPALACQFGFNTGLALIMARLGSKTPDLAQLMPFITRTWMYASGVMFPLRHMLESRAGAPGWVTDIMLANPAAVYMDLMRFAFIDEYPASELPPHVWALALGWAVLVGVGGFVFFWKAEERYGRG, from the coding sequence GTGAGCGAGACAACCCACGACAGTGCCGTCGGCGTGACCCCTCCGCCGTCGCCGGACGACAGTCTGACCCCGGCCGAACTCGCGGCCAAGTACGGCCTGTCGGTGAGCGGAGCACGCCCCTCGCTGCCTGAGTACACGCGGCAGCTGTGGGCGCGGCGGCATTTCATTCTCGCCTTCTCCCGGGCGAAGCTGACGGCCCAGTACAGCCAGGCGAAGCTGGGCCAGTTGTGGCAGGTGGCCACTCCGCTGCTGAACGCGGCGGTGTACTTCTTCATCTTCGGAATCCTGCTCGACAGCCGCCGGGGCGTCCCGGGCGGTGACGAGAACTACATCCCCTTCCTGGTCACCGGGGTGTTCGTCTTCACCTTCACCCAGGCCTCGGCGCTCAACGGGGTCCGGGCCGTCTCTTCGAACCTGGGGCTGGTGCGCGCGCTGCACTTCCCGCGCGCCTCGCTGCCCATCTCGATCTCGCTCCAGCAGCTTCAGCAGCTGCTCTACTCGATGATCGTGCTGGCCGTCATCCTGCTCGGGTTCGGGCAGTTCCCCACCTGGTCATGGCTGTTGATCATTCCCGCGCTGGCCTGCCAGTTCGGGTTCAACACCGGTCTGGCGCTCATCATGGCCCGGCTGGGCAGCAAGACCCCCGACCTGGCCCAGCTCATGCCCTTCATCACCCGGACCTGGATGTACGCGTCCGGCGTGATGTTCCCGCTGCGGCACATGCTGGAGAGCAGGGCGGGCGCACCGGGGTGGGTGACCGACATCATGCTGGCCAACCCCGCCGCGGTGTACATGGACCTCATGCGTTTCGCGTTCATCGACGAATACCCCGCCAGTGAGCTGCCGCCCCACGTGTGGGCGCTCGCCCTGGGCTGGGCCGTGCTGGTCGGGGTCGGCGGATTTGTTTTCTTCTGGAAGGCGGAGGAGCGTTATGGCCGTGGCTGA
- a CDS encoding CDP-alcohol phosphatidyltransferase family protein — translation MHKPSVAELRPVVHPAGVKDRRSGEHWAGRLYMREISLRIDRHLVNTRVTPNQLTYVMTVAGVLSAPALLVPGIPGAVLGAVMVQLYLLLDCVDGEVARWKKQFSLGGVYLDRVGAYLCDAAVLVGFGLRAADLWGGGRVDWLWAFLGTLAALGAILIKAESDLVGVARHQGGLPPVQESASEPRSSGMALARKAAAALKFHRLVLGIEASLLIVLLAVVDEVRGDLFFTRLGVAVLAGIAILQTLLHLVSILASSRLK, via the coding sequence ATGCACAAGCCATCGGTAGCTGAACTGCGGCCGGTCGTTCATCCCGCAGGGGTGAAGGACCGGCGAAGCGGTGAGCACTGGGCCGGCCGGCTCTACATGCGCGAGATCTCGCTGCGGATAGACCGGCACCTGGTGAACACCAGGGTCACGCCCAACCAGCTGACGTACGTGATGACCGTCGCCGGAGTCCTCTCCGCACCGGCCCTGCTGGTGCCGGGGATCCCCGGAGCGGTCCTCGGTGCGGTGATGGTCCAGCTCTACCTGCTGCTCGACTGCGTCGACGGCGAGGTGGCCCGCTGGAAGAAGCAGTTCTCCCTCGGCGGGGTGTACCTGGACCGGGTCGGCGCCTACCTGTGCGACGCGGCGGTGCTGGTCGGCTTCGGTCTGCGCGCCGCCGACCTGTGGGGCGGGGGCCGGGTGGACTGGCTGTGGGCCTTCCTCGGCACCCTCGCGGCGCTCGGCGCCATCCTGATCAAGGCGGAGTCCGACCTCGTCGGTGTCGCCCGCCACCAGGGCGGGCTGCCGCCGGTCCAGGAGTCGGCCTCCGAGCCCCGCTCCTCCGGCATGGCGCTGGCGCGCAAGGCCGCGGCGGCGCTGAAGTTCCACCGGCTGGTCCTCGGGATCGAGGCGTCCTTGCTGATCGTCCTGCTGGCGGTCGTGGACGAGGTCCGTGGCGATCTGTTCTTCACCCGGCTCGGCGTCGCGGTCCTGGCGGGGATCGCGATCCTCCAGACGCTGCTGCACCTGGTGTCCATCCTCGCCTCCAGCAGGCTCAAGTGA
- the idi gene encoding isopentenyl-diphosphate Delta-isomerase — protein MANSSAAPIMLELVDENGTTIGTAEKLSAHLPPGQLHRAFSVFLFDAEGRLLLQRRALGKYHSPGVWSNTCCGHPYPEEAPFAAATRRVGEELGVAPSLLREAGTVRYNHPDPDSGLVEQEYNHLFAGLVREELRPDAEEIAETAFVTPEELEKRHATDPFSTWFMTVLDAARPTIREVTGGAGGW, from the coding sequence ATGGCGAACAGCTCAGCGGCCCCGATCATGCTCGAACTGGTCGATGAGAACGGGACGACGATCGGCACCGCGGAGAAGCTCTCCGCCCATCTGCCTCCCGGGCAGCTGCACCGGGCCTTCTCCGTCTTCCTCTTCGACGCCGAGGGCAGGCTGCTGCTCCAGCGGCGCGCGCTGGGGAAGTACCACTCGCCCGGAGTGTGGTCCAACACCTGCTGCGGCCACCCCTACCCCGAAGAGGCGCCCTTCGCCGCCGCCACCCGCCGGGTCGGGGAAGAGCTGGGCGTGGCCCCCTCGCTGCTGCGCGAGGCGGGCACGGTGCGCTACAACCACCCGGACCCGGATTCGGGCCTGGTCGAGCAGGAGTACAACCACCTGTTCGCGGGGCTCGTGCGCGAGGAGCTGCGGCCGGATGCCGAGGAGATCGCGGAGACGGCGTTCGTGACGCCGGAGGAGCTGGAGAAGCGGCACGCCACCGACCCGTTCTCCACCTGGTTCATGACAGTGCTGGACGCGGCACGGCCCACGATCCGCGAGGTGACGGGCGGTGCCGGCGGCTGGTGA
- a CDS encoding DUF5941 domain-containing protein gives MSTAILTGPPVAGSSLEDDLRSLGFDVRVAADAASAAAQLTAAAADERLALVDPRFVGHQHALRLALKDPRFDAAALPGVLGLAPGTRRTLPEGLAGGPEEAAHALEAAGVAVHRPELGVLVATVPDGEAARAEAESAVTAVDDERVRLRSAVKSRDGFFTTFCISPYSRYLARWCARRGLSPNQVTTASLITALIAAACAATGERGGFVAAGVLLIASFVLDATDGQLARYDLQYSKLGAWLDATFDRAKEYSYYAGLALGAARGGDDVWALALGAMLLMTARHTVDFSFNEANAGGPATGTNTSPTAALSGRLDSAGWTVWVRRMIILPIGERWALIAVLTAVTTPRITFVVLLIAGGFAACYTTAGRLLRSLTRRAPRTDAAAEAVGALTDSGPAAQLCARALRAVRLPRFGAPAVALLATAVILATAWATPLGGPWPVLAAVLYILCTGLALTSPLKGPLDWLLPPLFRIAEYGAILVLAARSSADGALPAAFGLVAAVAYHHYDAVYRIRGGTGAPARWLVRAVGGHEGRTLVVTIAAALWLGGNSHTQGFIFALTALAVVIAALVLTESIRFWVSSQAPAVHDETGEPA, from the coding sequence CTGTCGACCGCCATTCTCACCGGTCCGCCGGTCGCCGGGTCGTCGCTGGAGGACGACCTGCGGTCGCTCGGCTTCGACGTGCGCGTGGCCGCCGACGCGGCCTCGGCCGCGGCGCAGCTCACAGCAGCGGCAGCCGACGAACGCCTCGCCCTTGTCGACCCCCGCTTCGTCGGCCACCAGCACGCCCTGCGTCTGGCGCTGAAGGACCCCCGCTTCGACGCCGCCGCCCTCCCGGGCGTGCTCGGGCTCGCCCCCGGGACACGGCGGACGCTGCCCGAGGGCCTGGCCGGCGGCCCCGAGGAGGCGGCGCACGCACTGGAAGCCGCGGGCGTGGCGGTCCACCGTCCCGAACTGGGCGTGCTGGTCGCCACCGTCCCCGACGGTGAGGCGGCGCGCGCGGAGGCCGAGTCCGCCGTGACGGCCGTGGACGACGAGCGGGTGCGGCTGCGCTCGGCCGTGAAGTCCCGTGACGGCTTCTTCACCACCTTCTGTATCAGCCCTTACTCCCGCTACCTCGCCCGCTGGTGCGCCCGCCGGGGTCTGAGCCCCAACCAGGTCACCACGGCCTCGCTGATCACCGCGCTCATCGCCGCGGCGTGCGCGGCGACGGGGGAGCGGGGCGGCTTCGTCGCGGCCGGGGTACTGCTGATCGCCTCGTTCGTCCTGGACGCCACCGACGGCCAGCTCGCCCGCTACGACCTGCAGTACTCGAAGCTGGGCGCCTGGCTGGACGCCACCTTCGACCGCGCCAAGGAGTACTCCTATTACGCGGGCCTCGCGCTCGGCGCTGCACGGGGCGGCGACGACGTGTGGGCGCTGGCGCTCGGCGCGATGCTGTTGATGACGGCGCGGCACACCGTCGACTTCTCCTTCAACGAGGCGAACGCCGGAGGCCCGGCCACGGGCACCAACACCAGTCCCACGGCGGCGCTTTCGGGTCGGCTGGACAGCGCCGGCTGGACCGTGTGGGTCCGGCGCATGATCATTTTGCCGATCGGCGAGCGCTGGGCGCTCATCGCGGTGCTGACGGCCGTGACCACGCCGCGTATCACCTTTGTCGTCCTGCTGATCGCCGGCGGCTTCGCGGCCTGCTACACCACGGCGGGACGGCTGCTGCGCTCGCTGACCCGCAGGGCGCCGCGCACCGACGCCGCCGCCGAGGCCGTCGGCGCGCTGACCGACAGCGGCCCGGCCGCGCAGCTGTGTGCCCGGGCACTGCGCGCCGTGCGCCTGCCGCGCTTCGGTGCGCCCGCCGTAGCCCTGCTCGCCACCGCGGTGATTCTCGCCACCGCGTGGGCCACCCCGCTCGGCGGGCCGTGGCCGGTGCTCGCGGCGGTGCTGTACATCCTGTGCACCGGCCTTGCCCTCACGTCCCCCCTCAAGGGCCCCCTGGACTGGCTGCTCCCGCCCCTCTTCCGTATAGCGGAATACGGCGCCATCCTCGTGCTCGCGGCCAGGTCGTCCGCCGACGGCGCGCTTCCTGCGGCTTTCGGGCTGGTCGCGGCGGTCGCCTACCATCACTACGACGCGGTGTACCGCATCCGCGGTGGCACGGGTGCGCCCGCGCGATGGCTGGTGCGGGCGGTCGGTGGACACGAGGGCAGGACCCTGGTGGTCACGATCGCCGCCGCCCTGTGGCTGGGTGGAAACAGCCACACACAAGGCTTCATTTTCGCGCTGACCGCGCTCGCCGTGGTCATCGCGGCCCTGGTGCTCACCGAGAGCATCCGTTTCTGGGTGTCCTCCCAAGCACCCGCTGTACACGACGAAACAGGAGAACCCGCATGA
- a CDS encoding enoyl-CoA hydratase/isomerase family protein, with the protein MEPTLLTSRDDAVTTDGEDRGAGVVTVTIHHPEKRNAMTPGMWRQLPPLLKDLAADPGVRVLVLTGAEGTFCAGADIGSLRGTGATGDPALSAGGAAGESQAMAVAAEEALAGFPKPTLAAVHGHCVGGGCQLAAACDLRFAAEDALFGITPAKLGIVYPASSTERLVRLVGPATAKYLLFSGELIDAERALRTGLVDEVHPADELDQRVASFARTLTRRSALTQAAAKDFTDGHTDPARRAHWQREAAACGEAAEGVAAFLERRPPRFNWPS; encoded by the coding sequence ATGGAGCCGACTCTGCTCACCTCGCGGGACGACGCGGTCACCACGGACGGTGAGGACAGGGGCGCCGGTGTCGTGACCGTCACCATCCACCATCCGGAAAAGCGCAACGCCATGACTCCCGGGATGTGGCGGCAACTGCCCCCGCTCCTGAAGGACCTCGCGGCCGATCCCGGGGTGCGCGTGCTGGTCCTGACCGGGGCCGAGGGCACGTTCTGCGCGGGCGCCGACATCGGCTCCCTGCGCGGCACCGGAGCCACCGGGGATCCGGCCCTCTCCGCGGGCGGCGCCGCCGGGGAATCGCAGGCCATGGCGGTGGCGGCGGAAGAAGCGCTGGCCGGCTTCCCCAAGCCCACCCTCGCGGCCGTGCACGGCCACTGCGTCGGTGGCGGCTGCCAGCTCGCCGCCGCCTGTGACCTGCGGTTCGCCGCCGAGGACGCACTCTTCGGCATCACCCCGGCGAAGCTCGGCATCGTCTACCCCGCCTCCTCCACCGAGCGGCTGGTGCGCCTGGTGGGCCCGGCGACCGCGAAGTACCTGCTCTTCTCGGGCGAGCTGATCGACGCGGAGCGCGCGTTGCGGACCGGACTGGTCGACGAGGTGCACCCCGCGGACGAACTGGACCAAAGGGTCGCCTCTTTCGCCCGCACGCTGACGCGGCGCTCGGCGCTGACCCAGGCGGCGGCCAAGGACTTCACCGACGGGCACACCGACCCCGCCCGGCGCGCGCACTGGCAGCGGGAGGCCGCGGCCTGCGGCGAGGCGGCCGAGGGCGTGGCCGCCTTTCTCGAGCGCCGCCCTCCGCGCTTCAACTGGCCTTCCTGA
- a CDS encoding glycosyltransferase family 2 protein: MRLGAVVLTMGNRPEELRALLDSVAKQDGDPVEVVVVGNGAPLPELPEGVRTVELPENLGIPGGRNVGIEAFGPSGAEVDALLFLDDDGLLPSSDTAELVREAFEADRKLGIVSFRIADPETGETQRRHVPRLRASDPLRSSKVTTFLGGANAVRTRVLAEVGGLPEEFFYAHEETDLAWRALDAGWGIEYRADMVLHHPTTAPSRHAVYHRMVARNRVWLARRNLPATLVPVYLGVWLLLTLARRPSLPALKAWLGGFKEGWTTPAGARRPMRWRTVWRLTRLGRPPVI; encoded by the coding sequence ATGCGACTCGGTGCCGTCGTCCTCACCATGGGCAACCGCCCCGAGGAACTGCGCGCTCTGCTCGACTCGGTCGCCAAGCAGGACGGCGACCCGGTCGAGGTCGTGGTGGTGGGTAACGGCGCGCCGTTGCCGGAGCTGCCGGAAGGTGTACGGACGGTCGAGCTTCCGGAAAACCTCGGCATCCCCGGCGGGCGCAATGTCGGGATCGAGGCGTTCGGCCCCTCGGGCGCCGAGGTGGACGCGCTGCTCTTCCTGGACGACGACGGGCTGCTTCCCTCCTCCGACACCGCCGAACTGGTGCGCGAGGCGTTCGAAGCCGACCGGAAGCTCGGCATCGTCAGCTTCCGTATCGCCGACCCGGAGACCGGCGAGACCCAGCGCCGCCACGTCCCGCGGCTGCGCGCCTCCGACCCGCTGCGCTCCTCGAAGGTCACCACCTTCCTCGGCGGCGCCAACGCCGTGCGCACCCGCGTCCTGGCCGAAGTCGGCGGTCTGCCCGAGGAGTTCTTCTACGCCCACGAGGAGACCGACCTCGCGTGGCGCGCCCTCGACGCGGGCTGGGGCATCGAATACCGCGCCGATATGGTGCTGCACCACCCCACGACGGCGCCGAGCCGCCACGCGGTCTACCACCGGATGGTGGCCCGCAACCGAGTGTGGCTCGCGCGGCGTAACCTCCCGGCAACCCTTGTGCCCGTATACCTGGGCGTATGGCTGTTGCTCACTCTCGCCCGCCGCCCCTCGCTGCCCGCGCTCAAGGCGTGGCTGGGCGGATTCAAGGAGGGCTGGACCACGCCGGCCGGGGCCCGCAGGCCCATGCGGTGGCGTACGGTATGGCGTCTGACGCGGCTCGGACGCCCTCCCGTGATCTGA
- a CDS encoding SCO6745 family protein, with amino-acid sequence MTSLPERAGRRCHSALNALHSTLYFSPLLGKELAPYGIDDSHAVNLAVRASPLGAASAGTVTATFYNYNHALVARFVPEVWDSASPATVLAARLRAVDATLRNLLGEKAVASEEMAEAAGLALTATEGCTRSGRPLYAANADLPVPPVAQAPHLTLWHAATLLREHRGDGHITALQNAELDALEALVSHTASGRGMNPTWVLRTRGYNTQDWSAAQQRLTERGLLGDDGELTEQGVELRKTLEEETDRLDRRPYERLGAEGVARLTELAGGFARAAAEAGAYPADLIGKG; translated from the coding sequence ATGACGTCACTCCCCGAACGCGCCGGGCGGCGCTGTCACAGTGCCCTGAACGCCCTGCACTCCACGCTGTACTTCTCACCCCTGCTGGGGAAGGAACTCGCGCCCTACGGCATCGACGACTCCCACGCGGTGAACCTCGCCGTGCGTGCCTCCCCCCTGGGCGCGGCGTCCGCCGGCACCGTGACGGCCACCTTCTACAACTACAACCACGCCCTGGTCGCCCGCTTCGTCCCCGAGGTGTGGGACTCCGCTTCCCCCGCGACCGTGCTGGCGGCGCGGCTGCGCGCCGTGGACGCCACGCTGCGGAACCTGCTGGGCGAGAAGGCCGTGGCCTCCGAGGAGATGGCCGAGGCCGCCGGCCTGGCGCTCACCGCGACGGAGGGCTGCACCCGCTCGGGCCGCCCGCTGTACGCGGCCAACGCCGACCTGCCCGTACCGCCCGTGGCGCAGGCCCCGCACCTGACCCTGTGGCACGCGGCGACCCTGCTGCGCGAACACCGCGGCGACGGACACATCACCGCCCTCCAGAACGCCGAACTGGACGCGCTGGAGGCCCTGGTGAGCCACACCGCCAGCGGCCGGGGGATGAACCCCACGTGGGTACTGCGCACGCGCGGCTACAACACGCAGGACTGGTCGGCCGCGCAGCAGCGGCTGACCGAGCGCGGGCTGCTGGGCGACGACGGCGAGCTGACCGAGCAGGGTGTCGAGCTACGTAAAACGCTGGAGGAGGAGACGGACCGGCTGGACCGTCGGCCCTACGAGCGGCTGGGCGCCGAGGGAGTCGCGCGGCTGACCGAGCTGGCAGGCGGCTTCGCACGCGCCGCTGCCGAGGCGGGCGCCTACCCGGCGGACCTCATCGGCAAGGGCTGA
- a CDS encoding iron-containing alcohol dehydrogenase family protein, with the protein MPVLTRLIPSPVVVDISRGALDDLAGLLADQRISTNGKLAFAISGGSGAALRERFAPELPNASWYEVGGGTIDDAIKLGDAMKSGRYDAVVGLGGGKIIDCAKYAAARIGLPLVAVATNLSHDGLCSPVATLDNDAGRGSYGVPNPIAVVIDLDVIREAPERYIRSGIGDVISNISAVKDWELGHEVCGEDIDGLAAAMARQAGEAILHHPGDVSDDGFLQVLAEGLVLTGISMSVAGDSRPASGACHEINHAFDLLFPKRAAPHGEQCGLGAAFATYLRGDKDTAKLMVEVLRRHHLPVLPQDIGFDPDEFVKVVEYAPQTRPGRYTILEHLDLSTDQIRDAYADYAQAIGS; encoded by the coding sequence ATGCCAGTACTGACCCGCCTCATTCCGTCTCCGGTCGTCGTGGACATCAGCCGCGGCGCGCTGGACGACCTGGCGGGCCTGTTGGCCGATCAGCGGATCTCCACCAACGGGAAGCTCGCCTTCGCCATCAGCGGGGGCTCGGGTGCCGCACTGCGTGAGCGGTTCGCGCCCGAGCTGCCCAACGCCTCGTGGTACGAGGTCGGCGGCGGCACCATCGACGACGCGATCAAGCTGGGCGACGCGATGAAGTCCGGCCGCTACGACGCCGTCGTCGGGCTGGGCGGCGGCAAGATCATCGACTGCGCGAAGTACGCGGCGGCCCGCATCGGCCTCCCGCTGGTCGCCGTCGCGACAAACCTGTCGCACGACGGACTGTGCTCGCCGGTCGCCACCCTCGACAACGACGCCGGGCGCGGCTCCTACGGGGTGCCCAACCCGATCGCCGTCGTCATCGACCTCGACGTCATCCGCGAGGCCCCCGAGCGCTACATCCGCTCCGGCATCGGCGACGTCATCTCCAACATCTCGGCCGTCAAGGACTGGGAGCTGGGGCACGAGGTCTGCGGCGAGGACATCGACGGACTGGCGGCAGCCATGGCGCGCCAGGCCGGCGAGGCGATCTTGCACCATCCGGGCGACGTCAGCGATGACGGCTTCCTCCAGGTGCTCGCCGAGGGCCTGGTGCTCACCGGGATCTCCATGTCGGTCGCCGGGGACAGCCGTCCTGCCTCCGGTGCCTGCCACGAGATCAACCACGCCTTCGACCTGCTCTTCCCCAAGCGCGCGGCACCGCACGGCGAGCAGTGCGGACTCGGTGCCGCCTTCGCCACGTATCTGCGCGGGGACAAGGACACGGCGAAGCTGATGGTGGAGGTGCTGCGGCGCCATCACCTGCCGGTGCTGCCGCAGGACATCGGCTTCGACCCCGACGAATTCGTCAAGGTCGTCGAGTACGCCCCCCAGACCCGCCCCGGGCGGTACACGATCCTGGAACACCTCGACCTGTCCACCGACCAGATCAGGGACGCGTACGCGGACTATGCACAAGCCATCGGTAGCTGA
- a CDS encoding ATP-binding protein yields MSVPRLRHAVRDLLRRQPAPVPEDTVEGLLLILSELVTNSVRHAALLSPEIGVEISLGGGWLRVAVEDSHPYRPKALDADPLSGNTGGRGLLLVKAVTGEAGGVCDVEKTSAGGKIIWAALPLAPRPDA; encoded by the coding sequence GTGTCGGTGCCCCGTCTGCGGCACGCCGTACGGGACCTGCTGCGGCGGCAGCCGGCCCCGGTGCCCGAGGACACGGTGGAGGGCCTGCTGCTGATCCTCTCCGAGCTGGTCACCAACTCCGTGCGGCACGCCGCGCTGCTCTCGCCCGAGATCGGTGTGGAGATCTCTCTGGGTGGAGGCTGGCTGCGGGTCGCCGTCGAGGACAGCCACCCCTACCGCCCCAAGGCGCTGGACGCCGACCCGCTTTCGGGGAACACGGGCGGGCGCGGACTGCTGCTGGTCAAGGCCGTCACCGGCGAGGCGGGCGGCGTCTGCGACGTGGAGAAGACCAGTGCGGGCGGCAAGATCATCTGGGCCGCGCTCCCCCTGGCGCCCCGACCTGACGCCTGA
- the galE gene encoding UDP-glucose 4-epimerase GalE yields MTWLITGGAGYIGAHVVRAMTAAGERAVALDDLTSGIAERLPSEVPLVRGSVLDRPLLERTLTEHGISGVIHLAAKKQVGESVEQPLRYYRENVQGLTELLSAVADAGIRRFVFSSSAAVYGMPDVDLVTEDTPAVPMNPYGETKLAGEWLVRATGRAHGMETACLRYFNVAGAAEPGLSDTGVFNIVPMYFDALTRGVAPGIFGDDYPTPDGTCIRDYIHVRDLAEAHVAAARALATGEETGRELTLNVGTGEGVSVREMADLIAEVTGKHEPAPRVLPRRPGDPARVVASAERIRKELGWQPRFGVRDMVTSAWEGWLLHHPEARTPAH; encoded by the coding sequence ATGACGTGGTTGATCACAGGCGGCGCCGGCTACATCGGCGCACATGTCGTCCGGGCGATGACGGCGGCCGGTGAGCGCGCCGTCGCGCTCGACGACCTCACCAGCGGCATCGCCGAGCGCCTCCCGTCCGAGGTGCCTCTGGTCCGCGGCTCCGTCCTGGACCGTCCGCTGCTGGAGCGCACGCTCACCGAGCACGGGATCAGCGGTGTGATCCATCTCGCGGCCAAGAAGCAGGTCGGCGAGTCGGTGGAGCAGCCGCTGCGCTACTACCGGGAGAACGTGCAGGGCCTGACCGAGCTGCTGAGCGCCGTGGCCGACGCGGGGATCCGCCGCTTCGTCTTCTCCTCCTCCGCCGCCGTCTACGGCATGCCGGACGTGGACCTGGTGACCGAGGACACCCCGGCCGTGCCGATGAACCCGTACGGCGAGACCAAGCTGGCCGGCGAGTGGCTGGTGCGCGCCACGGGCCGGGCACACGGGATGGAGACGGCCTGTCTGCGGTACTTCAACGTGGCGGGCGCCGCCGAGCCCGGACTGTCGGACACCGGCGTCTTCAACATCGTCCCGATGTACTTCGACGCCCTGACACGCGGAGTGGCCCCCGGAATCTTCGGCGACGACTACCCGACCCCGGACGGCACCTGCATCCGGGACTACATCCATGTGCGCGACCTGGCCGAGGCACACGTCGCGGCTGCCCGCGCGCTCGCCACCGGCGAGGAGACGGGGCGCGAGCTGACGCTGAACGTCGGCACGGGCGAGGGTGTCTCCGTGCGGGAGATGGCCGACCTGATCGCGGAGGTCACCGGCAAGCACGAGCCGGCGCCCCGGGTGCTGCCGCGGCGCCCCGGTGACCCGGCGCGGGTGGTCGCCTCGGCCGAGCGGATCCGTAAGGAGCTGGGCTGGCAGCCGCGCTTCGGCGTGCGGGACATGGTCACCTCCGCGTGGGAGGGCTGGCTGCTGCACCATCCGGAGGCTCGTACCCCGGCGCACTGA
- a CDS encoding phosphocholine cytidylyltransferase family protein, translated as MIGLVLAAGAGRRLRPYTDTLPKALVPVDGETTVLDIALSNFAEVGLTDVAVVVGYRKEAVYERQAELEAKHGVKLTLIDNDKAEEWNNAYSLYCAREVFKEGVLLANGDTVHPVSVEKTLLDARGSGQQIILALDTVKDLADEEMKVVVDPDKGVQRITKLMDPAEATGEYIGLTLIEAEAGAELADALKATFEKDPQLYYEDGYQELVNRGFKVDVAPIGDVKWVEIDNHDDLAKGREIACQY; from the coding sequence ATGATCGGCCTCGTGCTGGCCGCCGGCGCCGGACGGCGTCTGCGTCCCTACACCGACACCCTGCCCAAGGCCCTGGTGCCCGTCGATGGTGAGACCACCGTCCTGGACATCGCCCTGTCCAACTTCGCGGAGGTCGGGCTGACCGATGTCGCGGTCGTCGTGGGCTACCGTAAGGAGGCCGTCTACGAGCGGCAGGCGGAGCTGGAGGCCAAGCACGGCGTCAAGCTCACCCTCATCGACAACGACAAGGCCGAGGAGTGGAACAACGCCTACTCCCTCTACTGCGCCCGTGAGGTCTTCAAGGAGGGCGTGCTGCTCGCCAACGGCGACACCGTGCACCCCGTCTCCGTCGAGAAGACCCTGCTGGACGCGCGCGGGAGCGGCCAGCAGATCATCCTCGCCCTCGACACGGTCAAGGACCTGGCCGACGAGGAGATGAAGGTCGTCGTCGACCCCGACAAGGGCGTCCAGCGCATCACCAAGCTGATGGACCCCGCCGAGGCCACCGGCGAGTACATCGGCCTCACCCTCATCGAGGCCGAGGCGGGCGCCGAGCTGGCCGACGCGCTCAAGGCCACCTTCGAGAAGGACCCGCAGCTCTACTACGAGGACGGCTACCAGGAGCTGGTCAACCGCGGCTTCAAGGTCGACGTCGCCCCCATCGGCGACGTCAAGTGGGTCGAGATCGACAACCACGACGACCTCGCCAAGGGCCGGGAGATCGCATGCCAGTACTGA